The Gracilibacillus caseinilyticus genome segment TGAATTCATCGGCACTGTTGATTTCGTTACATGGGACCCTGATCAATTCACTGCTGAAATTGGTTATGTCATCACCCCGGAATATTGGGGAAGAGGCATTGTCACAGAAGCAGTCAAAGAATTATTCCGCTTTGGTTTTACACACATGAAATTAGAACGAATTCAAGCCCGTTGTCTAGAAGCAAACATTGCCTCCGCTCGAGTCATGGAAAAAGCAGGCATGACCTATGAGGGCACCCTGCGCCACGCTATTTATAAAAGCGGCAAGCATTACAATCTTAAAATCTATTCGATACTGAGACAAGAATTTGATCTTTCACATAACGTTTAATCGAAGGGCTTGTCAAGAAAAGTGTGTAAGTTATTCTAAATACTTTAATACACGATCCTTTAGATGGTCATGAATTAACAACTGGTTCATCACCATGGCCCATTGCTGAATATGGCCACCTTTCCATTTATCTTCTAATTCTTTCGTTCGTAAATATAGTACTTTTAATAGGGCATTCTCGTCTGGGAATGCTCCTTTTTGGGTAACTTTACGATAGCTTGAGTGAACACTTTCTACGGCATTTGTTGTATACATGATTTTACGAATCGCACTACCGTAATCAAAAAGCTGTTCTACATGAGAGAAATGGCGCTTCCAGACATCAATGGCTCCAGGGTAAGAAGACCATTGTTGTTGAAAGTTTTCAAAGGCGCTGCGACAAGCTTTTAGGCTGGATGCGGCATATACTTTTCGTAAAGCAGCTGTGAAGGGTTTGTAATCCTTACTTGGTACATATTTAAGGGAATTTCGAATAAGGTGAACGATACATCGTTGGACCGTTACGGATGGGAATATGACACGAGCACCTTCTTCTAGACCAGTTACGCCATCGATAGAGAGAAAGAAAATATCTTCTACTCCTCTCGATTTAATCTCATCAAAGATTTGCATCCATTTATGCTTACTTTCCGTTTCATTAAGCCATAAACCTAGTATCTCTTTCTTGCCTTCGATGGTGTATCCAAGCATGGTATAGACTGCGTATTTCTTCGTT includes the following:
- a CDS encoding IS256 family transposase, yielding MGKPKRDPNSVELANKIIEQYQPETVEDMQHALKDIFGPMFETMLKGEMDHHLGYSSNEKGQKSTVNRRNGYGKKTIKTSTGEVELEVPRDRDGSFEPQVIPKRQRDVSAIENKVIAMYARGMSQRDISSTIEDIYGFSVSHEMVSNMTDHVLTELEEWQTRPLQPCYPFVFVDCLYATVRNDYETKKYAVYTMLGYTIEGKKEILGLWLNETESKHKWMQIFDEIKSRGVEDIFFLSIDGVTGLEEGARVIFPSVTVQRCIVHLIRNSLKYVPSKDYKPFTAALRKVYAASSLKACRSAFENFQQQWSSYPGAIDVWKRHFSHVEQLFDYGSAIRKIMYTTNAVESVHSSYRKVTQKGAFPDENALLKVLYLRTKELEDKWKGGHIQQWAMVMNQLLIHDHLKDRVLKYLE